The Armatimonadota bacterium genome includes the window TGCTTTGTAGACCACTTCATCTATAAGGGTGCTTCCTGGTCCTGTAACAAATCCGATTACATCATTCAGCCCTGTTCTGCCAGGAAGGTAGGTAATACTGCCCTTGTCTCCTATTTGCTGAACCGCTCTACCTCTATTTGCCATATGAAACAAGATGTAATCTGAATATGCCATTAGTGGTTCGCCCTGGCCCCCAGCCGCCATGTCAGCTGCTTGAAAGTTAGCAACAACAGTAACGCCTGTTCGATTGGCAATCACAGCCGGTTCGCCAATATTCAAAACCGAGACTGCCCACATTCCTCCAATTTCTACTTGCTGAGTCTGATGAATTATGGTTTGGCCATGCGAGCCGATTAAATCAATTTGGGACACTGATAATCCATTTTGCTTTGCTAAATCAACAGCAAACGCGGCAAAAAGCTCTCCAAGTACAAAACTAAGCGCTGAGATTGAATCTATGTTGCCAACCAATGAGTTGGACTGCTGAGAAATGACTTCTCTGATTCGTGCGTGGTAAGGATAGTATTTGTAATCGAGAAATCGAAGCCGAGAGTCTAGCCCAAAACCCTCAATTTCAACAAGCGCGGCGTCTACCCCGGCACCCGATGCGGCCGGCATCAAGCCAATAACCTTAAGTGTATCCTGACCATTTATTTCCATAGCCCACCTCGCATATTGCCCATTGGAGCACCTGGTTTATTGTCTTAATAAGCTTATTTTGGTATAATTCCAGTGGAAAAATTGTGCAATTTTTATCTTTATAGAGAGGTGATGCTATGCCAACGTACGGTTACGAATGCACGAGATGCGGTTACCGATTTGAAGTCTTCCAAAGAATAACCGACGAGCCCATCACCGAATGTGAAAAATGCAATGGTGAAGTTCGCAAGCTCTTCTTTCCGGTAGGCATAGTTTTTAAAGGCACAGGGTTTCATGTCACAGACTACAGGAAACCTGACAAGAAAGATGGTGACGGGCGCAAACCCGAATTTTCTCTCCCGTCAGATACCTCTTCGGAGAAGGCGGAATCTACAACATCCTAACCTTCCCTTATATATTCACCCATTCCAAGAGTTTTCTTTATAAAGGAAGCGGGCACCATGATGCGGCCATCTTGGACAAGCGCTTCCTTTTCCATTATTACTGGCTGAAAGTTAACTATTGCCTCTGCACTACCAAGTTGCAGGGTAATATCGTACTCTGAAGAGAGTGCCCGAACTGTCTTGGACTCGCCATCCCATACGATTGTTCCTTTTACAGCCTCAAAGACGGGCCTTATCGGAACCATCAAAACCTCACCTTGAGGTTGGGGTATCCGAAGCTTATCGCCGATTCTTATGAGGCTTGGGTCTTTTATATCATTTAGACTGATAAGCTTTGCGACTGGCACGTCAAACTCATTGGCGATGCGAATTAAGCTATCGCCTTCTTTTACTATATACTCCGACATAATCTCTTGCTTAGTTTGGAAGGCATCTGTCTTTGCCTTGTCATCAGGTGCTTGAACAGCAATGCCAGGCTCATTGCGAATAGATTCAATTGCGCCGGCAACCGACGACTTAACAATCTGCACTTCGGGTGCACCTTGCGCATCCGGCTCAAGAGATGAGTTTTTCTCGCCATTAAGCTTCTCATGCACAACTTCTGCAACAATCGGTGTTGTTCGTTTATATTCTTCAATGACTGAACTCACCTTAACTACGGGTTCTTTGGCAACATCCGACTTCTTGGGCGAACTCGTAGGGAGCGCGCGAGTAGACGGCGCTACTACTGGAGCACCTTTTGAAGGATTCTTCACTATTACTCGAACCGGCTTTGAGTCTCGGCGATTATCTAAGTTGTCAATGGCCTTGACTTCGATTGTATGCGGACCGTTTGGCACCTCAGTAGTATCCCACTCGTAAGTATACGGCGGGAAGTTCCTCATTGCCTTGACTACTTTGTCAATCGAGATTGTTACATATGGCGGTTGGCCGCTATTGTCGCGGGCCTGTATCTCTATTTTCACCTTCCCCGAAATCGTCTGCCCTTCAGTGGGATTGAGTACAGCCACTTGAGGCGGCTCGGTATCCAGCTCTTTTGACTTATTGGATACCGTAACAACACACGTTGCCATTGCCAAGTACTGCTCGCCAGCGAACATCTGAATATCCAACCTGTGGCTGCCGTCTTTGGTGCGAACTGTATCCCAAAGAAAACCAGCATTACCTTTTGAAACAGGCGGATTGAACGTTCTCTCCGAAATGAATTTGCCGTCCAAATAGACTTTTATGGACGAAACTTGTTGTTTATCATTCGAACGAAACTCTGCCAAAACCTGAACTTTACTGCCAGATATCACTGCGCCGTTTTTAGGTGAAGTAATAACAATTGTAGGAAGGTCCGATTCAGTGCTGTTTTGTGCGAATAAAATAGTCGCAGTAATTAAAAGGAAAAAGACGACACTGAAGGTGATTCTATAGTACGCTCTGTCCATTCAATTACCACCTTCCTGGTGTTCTAAAAGAGCCATGAAAAGCTAGTCCCCGGTGGGCAATCTATCATATTATGACTTCAAAGTCAAGTTGCCCAACTCAAGCTATAGGTTTTTCTCCATAATCCAGAATATTCTGGAAACAACTGCCCCGCCAACTTTCCAATAGAAATAAAGAGGCCCGACGGCGCAAATATGGCATACAGGATATCCCTTCTCCCTCATGTCATCCATGCACCGCAGGAAAAGGACCCCTCCAATTCCACATCCCCTTAGGGACTGCGATGTTCCCATTGGCCCAAACCATCCTGGCCGCACAGCATCATAGGCGGCAAATCCTAGATATCTTTTCTCGCGCTCGGCAACAAAAACGGTCGGCGGCTTTAAATCACATGCAAAAACAACTTGGTGCTGCCAGCCTTGCGACCATCCATCTTCAGCCATCCAAGCAAGAAAAGCTTCTTTTTCGGTTGAATCTAATCGCCGAACAGTAATGCCTTGCTCGGCAATCCGACTTTCAAGCGTCTTATCTGCAAAGGTACGATTTTCAAGAGCCAAATCCATGTTGTAGCTAATTTTCGTTCGCGTAAACCCCCGCCGCAAAAGAAAAGCTATTGCAGGAGTATACGCATTTGCATCTATACCAGGGGTAAAATAATGTGGCCTTGCCCACCCTGCTTCTAATTTTTGAACCCCAAGCTCCTTGAACCGTTTTTCTATCCTGTTTAAAAGCGCTGTGGCAATTCCCTTTCCTCGATATTCGGTTTCCGTCGCCCAAGCCTTCAAGAAGCCCACACGATTATCATCCATAGTTCGAACTACTGCATCCATAAACGCAATGGGCTTATCAGATTCAAAAGCCGCTAGGGAAAGCTCCTGGCTATAGTTCGGGTCACCTAGAACCTTATATCTGAACAAATCAAGAGGCAGCTTATCGCACTCGGCAACGTTCCGCTGATAGATTTCCCATACTTTGGCTACATTATTTTCCGCAATGGGCTGAATTTCCATTTTCAAGAACTTCTCCCAACCTAGTGTGCTCTAAGGATAGCAAAAGTTCGACCAGTGAGAATCCTCGTAAATCCTTGCTTCGATATCTATGCCAAAGAATTCGCCGATTGGCGCAAGGATTTCTGGGTTCTGCTTCCAAACTGTGTGCAACGCATTGCGAACAATCTGCACACCCTCAGGTGTCATTCTTCCAAGCGGCTGGCGGGCGGGACCGGCAGGCATTCCAAGGCCGTTCATGAGAACCTTAATGCCCAGAGGATTGCGGAAACGGTCCTGTACAACCACAACCTCGCCATTGGGCAGGCAACGCTTACTTTCGGCTTTGACTGTTACTATGCCGAAGAGTGGATTCAAAGCATCTCTGAGGGCCGTGGCGGCTTCCAAATTGCCGCTAAGGATATTCGCCACCATTTGTGCGACGGCTTTCGGCGCAACGTTCGAGATAACTGAAATTACGCCTTGAGCCTTTATCGAAGATGACGTCATCATTTTGAAGGTCAAATCATCATCTCCTGAGAGAATGGCAAAATCACCACCAAGAAGCTCTCTTGTTCGCGCCATCCGCTCGAGGTCTCCCGTCGCCTCTTTGACCGCTCGAATATTGGGATACTCATCCGCAAGGATTGCAAGGTCCTCAACCGCAAGCGCGGTGCCAGACCGACCAGGAATAACGTAAGGCACAAAGAATACCTCAGGAAACATTTCCGCTAGCACGCCGTAGTACTCGTTGCGCAGTTCCAACGATGACGGCCCATTGTAGTAACAATCTACGAGAAGAGCTGCTTTAGCGCCATTTTCAAAAGCATGCTCTGTGCTCTCAGCCGCTTCCTGGGTTGAATTGCTTCCTGTGCCCGCAATGACCTGACAGCGGCCCGCACTCATGTCAAGACAAACTTTGATTACAGAATTGTGCTCGTCCCAACTCAGCGTTGGAGACTCGCCTGTTGTCCCAGTCGGAACCAAACCAGTAATCCCTTGCTCTATCTGGAATTGGATATTCTTTTCAAGACCCTCCCAATCAATTTCGCCATCCGCTGTCATCGGAGTAATAAGCGCAGTCCATGCCCCTCGAAAATCCATTGCTACCTCCCAAAGTCAGTTTGGCTTATTGTAAACTGCTATGCTCAATTTGGCAAGCCACCATCTTGTTTGCAAGTTTACAAAACAAAAAAGCCTTTCAGCAAAGGAAAGGCTTATAGGGCATTCAGCTTAATATTTGAAATTGCAAAGAGACGCAAAAGATACTTTGTGTGCAAGGCAAAAATTGCCTCAAAGCCGCATAATAGAGGTAAACTGCAAAGTGTTTAAAGGGGCGCTTTCGCCTAGGTGACTTTTTCTAACCTAATTTTGGTTAGATCCTTTTTATCCATCGTAGCCACACCGATTACTTTGTCGGCACCGCCGTAGTAAACATAATACCGGCCATTCATTGAAATTGCGCCGCATGTAAAAACAACATTCGGAACTAACCCAACTTTCTCATAATCCATTTCAGGGCTTAGGACAGGTTCAGCAGACCTACCTATGACCTTAGAAGGGTCTTCTAGGTCTAGAAGCAGTATTCCGAGCCGATAATTGCGGTTGTGGTCAACGCCATGGTAGAAATTCAGCCAGCCATACTCGGTTTTGATAGGCGGTGCACCAGCGCCAATGCGATTGCAGTCCCACGAATCAGGCTGAACATGCATAAGCACTTTATGGTCATGCCAGTGGATAAGGTCTTCGGAATATGCAATCCAAATATTAGGAAAGATTCGGTGCAGCATTACGTACTTGCCTTTTATCTTTTCAGGAAACAACACAACATCTTTGTTGTCCATATCAGGCAAGATGCAGCCATGCTTTTTGAAGGTCTTAAAATCGGTGGTTGACAAGAGACCCACGCGACAGCGCCAAGGCACAGTGTGAATAGCAGACGGATGAACCTCACAACAGGGATAAACCGAAACACCTGTGTATGTAATGTAGTAGGTGTCATCTATGCGGGTAATCCGAGGGTCCTCAACTCCTAACCGCTCCAGCTCATCGCCGACAGATTCATAAATTGGCATGCTGTGACGCTCAATCACGTCCAAGCCATTTTTGCTAGCGGCATAGCCAAAACGAGACACACCATCCTCACCGATTGCCCGATAGATAATATGGACAGTTCCATTCGATCTTGCGGCTGCACAATTAAAGACTGCTTTATTCTCCCACCAGCGCTCGGTGGGCGTAAGTACGGGATTACCTTCGTAACGCTCTAGCTCCATTGGTAGACCTTAAAACTCTAACTGGTTCTAAAGTTTGTTTTGGAGATTTTTCTTTCATGCGGCAACTGCGCCAGCACAATGCAAACAAGCATTCTTTTCTATCAAAATACTATCACAAAAACACCGAAGTGTCAAGATTCTATAACACTTATGTCACACTTTCGTCTAACTTTGATTCTTTTCCCCTATGAATTGTTCCACGATTTGCTGAACTCTTCATAGTGCTTTCTTATGCTATGCGAAGATTGTCTTATTGGCAAGAGGTTTCAGCAATTTTTTGTAGAATTTTTGATGAAATGATGCACATCAAACCGATGAGTAACCATCTTCTGCGAAAAGTAGCGGTACTTTCAATATTCGGAATAAGCTTGGCAAACCTTAGCAGTGTGAAAGCCGAGTGCTTAGAAGGATTCGTTAAGAGCCCCTGGTTTAATGAACAGGTACGGGAAATACGAAATGACTCAGGAATACGGATGCTCATAAACGCTCCTGCACCCTTCCGCCATGACCTCCCTACTCTAGCTATTTTTTACGGAACACCAAACGGAAATACTATCGAACAAACCTTGGGAACCGCGATGGTAGAATGCCTTGACTGGCGTTTTGATATTCAGCACATCGCCGCACAAACTCGGCTTCTGAGAAGGTTGGACAAGAAAAGGAATATAGTGCTCATATGCATGGAAACCAGCGAGTTGAGCTGGCCTGCTTGGCGCCGGCAACATTCCAACGACACTCAGATTATCCGCAAGACCATTGAAGACGCATTGGGCGAAATCCCTTGCCAAGAGAAAAAAGCAGTGCTAGCCGCCCACAGCGGTGGA containing:
- a CDS encoding anhydro-N-acetylmuramic acid kinase — translated: MEINGQDTLKVIGLMPAASGAGVDAALVEIEGFGLDSRLRFLDYKYYPYHARIREVISQQSNSLVGNIDSISALSFVLGELFAAFAVDLAKQNGLSVSQIDLIGSHGQTIIHQTQQVEIGGMWAVSVLNIGEPAVIANRTGVTVVANFQAADMAAGGQGEPLMAYSDYILFHMANRGRAVQQIGDKGSITYLPGRTGLNDVIGFVTGPGSTLIDEVVYKATDGKLSYDAGGTLAANGKIDKVMLGRILDHPFLKKRPPKAASPGDFGREFAGVILKEFGSLPIEDLVATVTAFVARTIIHSYHKWLPKLPDELIVGGRGAENPTLMRMLAEGLRGVKVMTHEDFGINNKAKEALSVALLASEAIHLQPSNVPSATGAKHHVILGKIVPGHNMVRKVDN
- a CDS encoding zinc ribbon domain-containing protein translates to MPTYGYECTRCGYRFEVFQRITDEPITECEKCNGEVRKLFFPVGIVFKGTGFHVTDYRKPDKKDGDGRKPEFSLPSDTSSEKAESTTS
- a CDS encoding LysM peptidoglycan-binding domain-containing protein, which produces MDRAYYRITFSVVFFLLITATILFAQNSTESDLPTIVITSPKNGAVISGSKVQVLAEFRSNDKQQVSSIKVYLDGKFISERTFNPPVSKGNAGFLWDTVRTKDGSHRLDIQMFAGEQYLAMATCVVTVSNKSKELDTEPPQVAVLNPTEGQTISGKVKIEIQARDNSGQPPYVTISIDKVVKAMRNFPPYTYEWDTTEVPNGPHTIEVKAIDNLDNRRDSKPVRVIVKNPSKGAPVVAPSTRALPTSSPKKSDVAKEPVVKVSSVIEEYKRTTPIVAEVVHEKLNGEKNSSLEPDAQGAPEVQIVKSSVAGAIESIRNEPGIAVQAPDDKAKTDAFQTKQEIMSEYIVKEGDSLIRIANEFDVPVAKLISLNDIKDPSLIRIGDKLRIPQPQGEVLMVPIRPVFEAVKGTIVWDGESKTVRALSSEYDITLQLGSAEAIVNFQPVIMEKEALVQDGRIMVPASFIKKTLGMGEYIREG
- a CDS encoding GNAT family N-acetyltransferase, with protein sequence MEIQPIAENNVAKVWEIYQRNVAECDKLPLDLFRYKVLGDPNYSQELSLAAFESDKPIAFMDAVVRTMDDNRVGFLKAWATETEYRGKGIATALLNRIEKRFKELGVQKLEAGWARPHYFTPGIDANAYTPAIAFLLRRGFTRTKISYNMDLALENRTFADKTLESRIAEQGITVRRLDSTEKEAFLAWMAEDGWSQGWQHQVVFACDLKPPTVFVAEREKRYLGFAAYDAVRPGWFGPMGTSQSLRGCGIGGVLFLRCMDDMREKGYPVCHICAVGPLYFYWKVGGAVVSRIFWIMEKNL
- the dapA gene encoding 4-hydroxy-tetrahydrodipicolinate synthase; translation: MDFRGAWTALITPMTADGEIDWEGLEKNIQFQIEQGITGLVPTGTTGESPTLSWDEHNSVIKVCLDMSAGRCQVIAGTGSNSTQEAAESTEHAFENGAKAALLVDCYYNGPSSLELRNEYYGVLAEMFPEVFFVPYVIPGRSGTALAVEDLAILADEYPNIRAVKEATGDLERMARTRELLGGDFAILSGDDDLTFKMMTSSSIKAQGVISVISNVAPKAVAQMVANILSGNLEAATALRDALNPLFGIVTVKAESKRCLPNGEVVVVQDRFRNPLGIKVLMNGLGMPAGPARQPLGRMTPEGVQIVRNALHTVWKQNPEILAPIGEFFGIDIEARIYEDSHWSNFCYP
- a CDS encoding glycosidase — its product is MELERYEGNPVLTPTERWWENKAVFNCAAARSNGTVHIIYRAIGEDGVSRFGYAASKNGLDVIERHSMPIYESVGDELERLGVEDPRITRIDDTYYITYTGVSVYPCCEVHPSAIHTVPWRCRVGLLSTTDFKTFKKHGCILPDMDNKDVVLFPEKIKGKYVMLHRIFPNIWIAYSEDLIHWHDHKVLMHVQPDSWDCNRIGAGAPPIKTEYGWLNFYHGVDHNRNYRLGILLLDLEDPSKVIGRSAEPVLSPEMDYEKVGLVPNVVFTCGAISMNGRYYVYYGGADKVIGVATMDKKDLTKIRLEKVT